The DNA window TTACCGCCTGTGATTTCCAAAGGCCTGTGGTCCAGAAAACAAAGACCCACCTGAGGACTTGGAACTCTTCCAGACTAGCTGATGGGCCTCGAAAGGATCCTTGGACAGAGAAGATGCAGGTGCAGAAGGAGAGGCAACTTTAAACAGCAAGCCATCAAGAAGAAACTTCTTAGATAAAGTCAGAGGTTAAAAATATTGACAAGAGTTAAAATCTTGTTCTGTACTTAGTAACAAACAGGCAAAAGCCTTGCAGGGCTTCTGTAGCAAAGGAAAGTTGGATGGCACCTGGTCTTTGGAGATTATTTCTACAGTCCATTGTCACAGAAACTTATGGAAGCCGACTGGCCATCATGGCTAATGCTATTTAAATTAATGTGTGTAAATCTCTCTGGGATTAGTCCCTCCTTTTACGCTTAAGGATGTCCTAGCCTCATACATTTGGAAGATGTCAGAAGACACTGTCGGCTCGTGAGCTCCACGGCATCAGTGATAACAGAAAATTAAAGGACTGGTCCATTTAGTGGATGATTCTCTCCAAAAGGCTTCCCAACAGTGTGTGCTTCCTAAAAAAGTGCTCGCTCTCCTTCAATGCCCCACTCAAATGCTGCTGCCTCCCTCCACCCAACTTGTTCTCTGTTTCTGCATTTCCATTTGCATCGCTGCCAGAATAAATCGGGTCTCTCTCTGGTCTCTTGAGTATCCTCACATTAAGCCCCGTGTTAGAGAAAATGGCTTGCGTATTGTCCTCTCTCATAGAGGAAGAAGTTCTTTCAGGTCAAGACTCTTGTGTCCCCCAGCATTCACTCTCCTGCTGTGAATAGAGCCTTGCACATATCAAATACTCAGTGCATTTTTATTGGTGCACATGAGCGAACGATTAAAGAATGAAGCTTGGGTTGACTGGACATCTGTGCACACAAAGGCCCCACCTGTGGATGCCCTGGGGGGAGGCCCTTTTGGTTAAAATCCATTTCAcactcctggcttttttttttgttattgttgttcgtttgtttatttatttacttacttatttacttatttgtttatttatttttaattacttaatggattttattacatttataggtgtacaacaatcatcacaaccaaatttttacagcatttccatcccaaaccctcagagcACAGCATGATCTCCCAGGTTGAATGGAATGAAGTTCAGGACGCATGTGCTTGGACAGACGTTTTTTAAAGGTGATCAGAGAAGACAGCATCTTGTTTCAGAAGCCCAGCAAGGGGAGGTCCTCTTTCCGTCCCCGTGAAAAATGTTTCTAGAACATTTGGCTTCGTTTATTTGTCGCCCTGGATGTTGGAATAATCCGGTGGCGTATTCTCTGGTTCTGGGTTGACCACTGGGTTTGCCACATAGATGTTTGGGATAACCATGCCCACCTAGAAAACACAGGCACACGGAGGTGCACCAATGAGGGCGCAAGAAGGACTGGGCCTgcctggaggcaggaagggaagcaCCCTGTGCTCTCTACCCTCCTCGGTCTCTTTCCACCCACCAAGGAGCTTCTGGGACTCACAGTTTTGGGTTTGTAGCAGACCAGCTGGCAGCCAAAGTGGGCACATGCACATGCGATGCAGAATTCCAGGAGGCAGAAGATGAGAAACACGCTAGATATCGCTATTCCTGTGATCTGGAACCAGGACAGATGGGGAGACCTGAGTGTTGGCCAGGGAGTCTGAGCTCTGGCTTGGCAGTGGTCATCTCTAAGGCTTCGATGACCTCTCCTAACCTCATCTCAGCCTCCTGGGGAAAATACCTCCCGGGGTGTTTGTGAAGGTCAAGTGTGTTTGTAAAAAACTTGTGATCAATACTTTCTAACAGTTCTCCTCTGAGGGAAAGAATATTCATTGTTGAGGAAGACACCTTGATACCTTGCTTCAGGGAGAGGGGATAAGATCCGAAGGAGCTGATGAAAGAAAcgtttgtaggagttcccatcgtggcgcactggttaacgaatccgactaggaaccatgaggttgtgggttccatccctggcctcgctcagtgggttaaggatctggcattgccgtgagctgtggtgtaggttgcagacgtggctcggatcccgtgttgctgtggctctggcgtaggccggtggctacagctccaattcgacccctagcctgggaacctccatatgccgcgggagtggccctagaaaaaggcaaaaagacaaaaaaaaaaaaaaaaaaaaaaaaaaaaaaaaaaaagaaaaggaagtgttCCCAGACTGAGGTAcagggaagtcattctggcttatacatgcGTTAACTTGAATTTTATGTTAACTAAAATAGCCTGTTTGTGGCCTATCAAACATACCTTGTAtatctgctttaaaaattaattattaaagaaaagggcATGATGATCAGGAGTTAAGAATgtcaatgttaaaaataaagattaactGCCCCTCTTCCTGGACGCACACTGTTCTTCCTTTGATGACAAAACTCCCTTCCCTGGTGCCAAGGCCACACTGACTCATGTGAACATGCGggcctgttcttttctttctttgcaactTCGAAGAACTATAACGCTGAGCTGTTCAATATTCTTTGTTTTGATGTTCTGATGAGATATAAAACCCTGCTGAAAACCCCCGCTTCTCCTGTTTGGCTTCTCAGAGGATTAATCTGGGAAGCTGGCTTCCGGGGGCTACTCCTTAGTTTTGCTCAAATAAacctcttttctattcttttttattttggttgccccctagcatggggaagttccctggccaaggactggaccctcgccacagcagtgacagcactggatccttaaccaataggctaccagggaactcctacataattcttttacaaagaaaacCTTCCAcggaaaaaaaaagccctcaagcAGCTTAGGTTTTTTAATTTGATGGGCATTATGTTATCCTTGCCAAGCTTCTGGAGCACCCAGTCCTTTTGCTCATCATTGGCAAAGCTCCGATGGAGTCCAGCCCTCCTTGATCAGAGGGCTGGGGTCGGGCAGTTTTCCTTCTGAAATCAGACATTGGCAGAACCGACATTAGCAGCCAAGTTTTTCTGACTTAAAAAGTTCTCGGTGTCTCTACTCCAGGGAGTTGGCCAGGCTGCAGGGTTTAGTCTTTCCTGACTCTTACCTCCACCCTCTCTCTTGACTCCTCAACCTGCATTTactccacatttttttccactgGGCAACCCAGGGCTCATTGGTTGGTTCTTTCCCTGCAGGAAAAGACCCAAGCATTCTGCAGTGCCTGCCTCTCCCAGGGGAGGGGAGtagctggaggtgggggcagtgagGGTTACAAAGGGAAGTGAGCTGTGGGCACAGAGGGTTGGAGCCAGATCTGCAATAAATACTGGTCTGAGGAATTTAGACTTTAATCCTAAAGCAGCTGAGAGCATCCAGCGTTTCTGGAAGGGGAGAAActcaaggtactttttttttttcctttttattgctgattagAAGTCCATGGTTTAGATAGACCATGGTTCATTTAACCATTCATATACTGAGGAGCATCAGGTTGTTTTTAGTtgttggctcttatgaataaagctgttatgaacaatcttttttttttttttttttttttgtctttttgccatttcttgggccgctcccgccgcatatggaggttcccaggctagggggcgaattagagctgtagatgccagcctacgccagagccacagcaacatgggatccaagccacgtatgtgacctacatcacagttcacggcaacgttggatccttaacccactgagaaaggccagggattgaacccacaacctcatggttcctagtaggattcgttaaccactgagccacgacaggaactcctgttatgaaCATTCTTGAGTAGGACTGTGTTTGACTTCAAGTCTTCAGTTCTGTGGAGCAAGTGCCCTAAAATGCAATTGCTGTCATGTGGCAGTTTCGCATTTAGTTCTACAAGAAATCATTGAAAGAATTTCTGGTGTGTTTATCTCATTTTCATTCCCACTAGCAGGGTATGATTCAATTTCCCTGTGTCCTCATCAGCATTTGATATTAtcactatctttctttttttttaattgaagtatagttgatttataatattgtgttagttttaagcATACAACAAATcaattcagttatatgtatgtatctattcttttttcagattcttttccctcataggttaTAACATGGACTTGATTGATAAGTTCTCTGGGGAGAGGCTTTTCTTGGGAATCTTGGAGAGAAAAGTCCTGGGAAGGACCTTCTGATCAAATACAAATCATAGCTAATGTCTTTCATTTACCGAGTACGCACCATGCCTGGTACACCCACTTATTCATCTGACAAATGGTTATGAGGTGTCACGTTCCAGGCACAATTCTGGGTATTTGAGATACAGCAGCGAATGGAACAGAAAAACAGTCTTGCCTTTATGAAGCTCATATGGGCGGAGACAGACAGTAAGCATGAAATGTAGCAGATGAGTAAACTGTAGAGTTTGTTGGGAGATGGTTAAGGTTTTGGGGACGTAGACTGGGGGAGGGGTAGCAGGATCCTATAAGTGATGCTTGCGGCTTTAGATGCAGTAGTTCCATCATTCAGGTGGGCCTCGTTGAGAAGGTGGTTACCGAGCAATGGTCTGAAGGGAGTTGGGGATGGAGGGAGCTATGGGGACATTCGTGGCCTCAAGATGGAAACATGCTCAGTGTGTCTGAGGAACCATCAAGGAGGTTAATTTGGCTCAAGTGTGGAGAGTCagagggtggggccagggggCACCAGAGAGCAAGCATATTGAGGCTGCTGTAGGGATGttggcctttttatttattttgagtaaaATAGGAGCAGCAGaaggttttgagcagagaagcAATGTGATGTTACATCTCAGGATTATTCTGGCTGCTGTGCTGAACAGGAAGGAGACAAGGGTGGAATTGGGAGCAGTTAGGAAGCTGAGAGGTGATGGTGATTTGGGGCCAGTGTGGTACTGGAAGAACTGGTGAAAATGGTTGGATCTAGATGCATTTCAAAGATAGAACCAATAGGATTCcctgaaaaatgggcagggagGGTTGGGGGAAAGATGGGGGGAGGCAATGGTGGCTCCAAGGTTTGTCTTGAGCAATGGGAAAGATGCAGTCGCTGCAACTGGAATAGGAAAACCCAAGGAAAGGTCTGGGAAGTAAAATCTGGAGATCAGAGCTGGATAGGTTCATTTCAAGATACTGAGTAAACAACTGGATATAAGAGCCTAGAGTTTGGGAGAGAGGTTTTGGCTTGGAGCTATTCATTCTAGAGTCATTGTCATAGAGCAGGTGTTTGCAGGCACCCAGGGATAAGACTGCCAAGGCAGTGCCTATAGAGAAAACAAAAGGGGAtgaaaggctggagttcctgttgtggttcagtggttaacgaatctaactaggaaccaagaggttgcaggtttgatccctgaccttgctcagtgggttaaggaactggcattgctgtggctgtggtgcaggctggcagctgcagctccgattcaacccctagcctgggaacctccgtatgctgggggagcagcccaagaaatggcaaaaaaaaagggacaaaggaCTGAGCTTAGGATACTGGGGAAAAAAGAGCAGAACCAGCAAAGGAGATAGAGGAGATAGGGTGGAAGAGGAGGAGCTGCCAGGAGGAGCCTGGACGCCATGCGACATCCATCAGAGAGGAGGCCGGACTGCGGACAGTTTGCAGAGGAGGCCTTTGGCGAAGTGAGGCCAAAAGTCTGATTCAAGTGGGTTCAAGAGAGAATCTGAGAAGAGAGAGCTGGAGATAGTGAGGGCTGACAAttcttttaaggattttttttttttttttttttttgcaaagaggaCCAGGGAAAGAGGGTGGTAGCCGGCAGGGGATGTAGGACCAAGAgaaggttggttggtttgttctTTACATGGAAGGAAAACAGCACATTTATATGCTGATGGAAATGCTCCAGTCAAGGGGGAAAATGGCTGATACAGAAGAGAGCGGTGGGGGCGGGAGAGGGCAGGAGAACATGAGCCTTGAGCCGGTGGGAGAGGCTGGACTCTGCTGTACAGGTGGAGAGATTGAGTTTACATGGGACTCCCCTAAAGCTGGTTTCTCCCCCTCGGGAGCCATGAGTCCTCTGTGGCTGTTGAGCaattgaaatgtggctagtcctAAATTGAGATGAGCTGTGAGTgcaaaatacacactggatttcaaagacttcaCATCTCAGAGAATATTAATACTTTTTTACATAAGTTACCTGTTGAATGACAACCTTATGGATAGATTGGGTtgaataaaacattattaaaattaatttcatttatttttctccccttttttaaGAGTGGGGactagaacatttaaaaatcatgtacaTGGCTCACATTATATTCCTACTGGATGACGCTGGTCCAGGTTGGCAAGTTATGGGCAGTGGGCCAAATCCAACctgttgcccatttttttttttatactttatcccattttgtattgctttcatctttactatttagtattatctattacatttcaattttaaggatattatgcaactaaaatttataaagaagaaaaccttacataccattaaatattttacatagcataataaaaagaataacttaactggtaagagtAACACCTGTTGCCTATTTTTATCAATAAGGTTTTATCAGCACATAGTCAAGCTCATTTGTTTACgtattttctatggctgcatTCCTGCGACAAGATAGGGTAGAGTAGTTGCATCAGAGCCCagatggcctgcaaagcctaaaatatatactctctggccctttacagaaaatgttcgCTGACTCCTTGTCTCTAGTAATGGGCAGGAAGGTGAGGAAATGAGCAGAAGTACAGGCTGTCAGGTACATATGCATTAAATGTATAATggcataaattataattataaattgcaCAAAtgcaattataaattaaaattctcggagttcccgttgtggcgcagtggttaacgaatccgactaggagccatgaggtcgtgggttcgatccctgcccttgttcagtgggttaaggatctggcattgccgtgagctgtggtaggctgcagacgtggctcagatcccatgttgctgtggctctggcataggccggcagctacagctccgattgaacccctagcctgggaacctccatatgccacgggaagcagccctaaaaaagacaaaaaaaaatttttttttttaattctctcccAAAACATTATGAGGTAGAAATGAAGGCTCAGAAAGGCACGTGcttaaaaataacacaacagTAAAACAACAGGTCAAGAACTTTAAACTCTTCCAATTCCTACCAAATTAGCTTGTCGTCAGGTGCTTTCTAACAATGTTCCAGACCTAGCTAGGCCGAAACCCAGAGGAACACTGGTCCAAACCCAGCTAAGTCAAAACCCTGAGGAACACGGGAATACTTGCCACGTTCCAGAATGGAGGGGAATGATGGTCGGtccagaggaaggagggagcgATCACTAATTCTGCTGTGAAGAGACAGATTCCAACCAGAGAGTAGATGGCACTGAGGATGTTGAAACCCAAGCTGCTGTTCAGCTGCAGAAGACACAGAGGGTCAGGTGGGAGAGGAGAACCATTGTACCTGAAATGAGCGGCAACTCAACaagtcttcttttcatttttcttttctttctttctttctttctttctttctttctttctttttttcccccgatttttagggctgcaaatcagtgtagccgctggtctacaccacagccacagcaatatcagatccgagctgcgtctgcgacctacaccacagctcaagccaacgctgaatccttaacccactgagcgatgccagggatcgaactcacaacctcatggttcctagtcggattcatttcccctgagccacaatgggaactccacaacaagTATTTCttaatgggaattcccagaaccTTAGTTCCTCAGCAAGTCAAGTGGTGTTCTGTGCCAAAGTGTGTGGGGGTAAATTAACTTGGAAAAAAGCTGGGTTGAACAAAGTTAAACAGGTCTTTGCTGCAGGACTTTTCAGAGCCTTTAACAAGGATTATGGATCTTCCAGAGAGGGGACTACTGAATAGAAATCTCTCCAAGTTTACCTAAGCATCTTCACAGGGTATGTTGTGAAAGGTCCCCAAGAATAATCGGACACACTTGACCTTTCATCTCATAAGAGATGGGCAGGAGGCTTGGTCCCCATATCTTGGGGTGTGACAGACTCTGATGCTCCATGATTCTGGCCATGTGCGGAAAGATACACCCAGAATTTTGAACTTCTCTTTGAAGATTTTCAAATAGATCTCATCTAGGTTAGGGAGCTGACCATTCTAAAGCCTTTACCCTGGATAACCTGCttgtgagagaaaaaaaggtaCTTTCTTGCTGCATTGCTAGGGGACCAGAAACCCTGTTGATTTAGAGAGCTCAGTTGGCTGGATTTCTTAGGGAGGCAGGTGTCTGAGCCTTCCCAGCTTCCCTGACAAAGTGGTGGGGGCTGCTCTGTGTGCCTCTGGGCAGGAGGGGAGCCCTGGACCCTTGAAAGCTCTCTGTCTCCTCCTGTTAGACCTCGTAGAGAAGttattctctctctgcctccactcTCTGATGCCTAAACTAAGGTGGCTGTGTTGCCCCCTCCTCCAGATCctctggactcttttttttttttcttcttagggccacacctgcagcacatggaagttcccaggctaggggtcaaatcaaagctgcagctgccggcctacgccacggccatggCGACACCAgaccccagctgcatctgtgacccacgccacagcttgcagcaatgccagatccttaacccactgagtgaggccagggattgtgcccacatcctcatggatattagtcgggttcttaacctgctgagccacagtgggaactccttcttgggACTCTTTCCTTCTTCAGACTCTGGCGAGGTTCATGTGTGATTACGTGTGAGCCTGTGTCAGTGCCCTATGTCTGGTTATAAGTAGGCACAAGGAAAAGGGAGGTTTTTTGGTGTGTTAATCTTCTCTTCCCCCTAGTGTGTCTTTCCTATAGGGCCCCAGCTGGGAGAGCCGGTGTCAGGAGGTGACTTACCAGGCAGGAAGATCTTGGCTGTTTTTCTGCAGTCACTGAGAGGGATCCTGAAACGATAAACTGGCATGGAAGAGAGGGGTTTAGAAAGAGGTCAGAGGTTAGGACTCCCACCTTCAGGCTTCCATGATTCTGTTCATACACCAATTCTCTCTCCCATACTAGGTTCCTCTGCTGGGATCCCAGCTCAACATGggggaaagaatgaatgaaagaatgaatgaaagaatgggtGGGGTGCTGGGTATCACATGACAGGGCATTTGATCGTGGGTAAGTTATGAAGTTCTCAAGTattgatttcctcatctgaaaaatgggaaacaaATGACATGGCTACCTGTGTCACTGTCATAAGAAAATATATCCCCCGAATCTGGTCATTAAtctatctggcacatagtagatccTGTACTtaatagatgctcagtaaatgtggcttcttttcttgcttttattttcccacatgcACATCTTGTTGGTTTCCCAACCTTATCTCAGAACTGTCAGGCATGGGGGCTCTGGAGGAGGAACGAAGAGTTACCAGAATCTGCactgcttttattatttcattttattttgctttttagggctgaacatgtggcatatggaagttcccaggctaggggtcgaatcggagctacagctgctgacctacaccacagccacagcaacaccgatctgatccgtgtctggatccttaacccactgagtggggtcagggatcgaacctgtgtcctcatgggtactaatcaggttcattaccactgagccacaaagggaactctgcacTGCTTTTAGATATAAAAGGCCAACATCAGTCCTTGCTTGTCTGCACATTTGGGTGAGTACCTTTTAGTTACTCAGAAAAATGCTGCATCTCTTTAATGACGGACATCAAGCATGAGGACAATGAGGTAGATTGTGTGCATTTATTCCAACACTGGTATTCCGTAGGCATAATGACTGATGAGATTACCTGCCATCTTTGCCCAGTGAGGCAGCAAGAGTGGCCTGAAAGGGCATCAGCTATGGTTTAGTAGAAGCTTTGCAGAGCATTCCATGAAgtgctattttatttaatcaaCTAATTTAGTTATTtgcctcttagggctgcacccgcggcatatggaggttcccaggctaggggtgcaatcggaactgtagccgctggcctatgccataggcacagccatggcagatccttaacccaatgattgaggccagggatcaaacctgcaccctcatggtttctagtcggattcgtttccactgcaccacgaaggcaACTCCCATGAAGT is part of the Sus scrofa isolate TJ Tabasco breed Duroc chromosome 2, Sscrofa11.1, whole genome shotgun sequence genome and encodes:
- the LOC110259710 gene encoding membrane-spanning 4-domains subfamily A member 8-like; its protein translation is MNPMNTAGPAPNSVFVVTSPDGYTVLPSGMTQVYPSYQPQAFVGQPPAQGTLKEGKALGAVQILIGLFYLGLASIMGTVLARGYLAISFNGGFPFWAGIWFIVSGSLSVTAEKQPRSSCLLNSSLGFNILSAIYSLVGICLFTAELVIAPSFLWTDHHSPPFWNVITGIAISSVFLIFCLLEFCIACACAHFGCQLVCYKPKTVGMVIPNIYVANPVVNPEPENTPPDYSNIQGDK